Within the Salinibacterium sp. TMP30 genome, the region TGCTCCGCGAAGCCCTCAAGGTGCTCACCACCAAAGGCCTCGTCGACGCGCGCCCCCGCCTCGGGACCTACATCACCGAACGCGAACGGTGGCAGCTGCTCGATAGTGACGTCATGACGTGGCGATCGGAAGGGGTGCCTGACGCCCTGCTCGTACTCGAACTGAGCGAGGTGCGCCAAGTTCTTGAGCCCGCCGCCGCCCGGCTGGCGGCAGTGCGACGCAGCGAGGAACAGTGTGACCAGATTCAGGCTGCGATGACCGCGCTCGCTGCCACATTCGAGAGCACCGAAGTTGACTCGCACGTGAAAGCAGACCTCGCATTCCACCGGGCAGTGCTTGCGGCATCCGGCAACGAACTTTTGGCACGATTTGAAGTTGTCTTAGAGCCAGCACTGCACGCTCGCAACGAACTCGCCTTCGCGCACGAGACGACAACACAATTCTTGGTAGAGCATCAGGCCGTCCTAGAAGCAATCGTTGCCCAGGATGCCGACCGTGCTTTCGCTGCGATGCACATTCTTATGACGGAGTCGGCGCGTGACTCCGAAGCAATCGTCAGCCAGGATGCCGACGGTGCGGCCCTCGTGAAAGCACGCAAGAAGGCGCAATAGTGGAGAACGAAATTGGCACGACTCGCACCGTTCTTATCACCGGGGCAGCCCACGGAATTGGTGCTGCAAGCGCCCGACTGTTTGCTGCCGCTGGCGACGACGTTGTGGTCAGCGACATCGACACCGATGGCGCCTTGGCTCTCGCCGACG harbors:
- a CDS encoding FadR/GntR family transcriptional regulator; translated protein: MTTFSRRGLHGHVVDVLGRRIMRGELVSGEIIDPDALLTEFRVSRTVLREALKVLTTKGLVDARPRLGTYITERERWQLLDSDVMTWRSEGVPDALLVLELSEVRQVLEPAAARLAAVRRSEEQCDQIQAAMTALAATFESTEVDSHVKADLAFHRAVLAASGNELLARFEVVLEPALHARNELAFAHETTTQFLVEHQAVLEAIVAQDADRAFAAMHILMTESARDSEAIVSQDADGAALVKARKKAQ